A section of the Larus michahellis chromosome 1, bLarMic1.1, whole genome shotgun sequence genome encodes:
- the PIANP gene encoding PILR alpha-associated neural protein isoform X2: MEPGAWMPPLLSCVHSLQLWHLLLLVSAVPPPPGVWSLRSRGPASARPLCTRRSPSAPRPICIWDRTSLPQERDSRLALPRQRAPAPRGSELRHVVRLRRQAAGARPATPSGFEDGMPSSQYPWAIVWGPTVSDEDGGDANSANPGFPPLGYTFVSPHGMATAQPNSHSLLHNAGLNLRETPATLRPFLFGPRGEGVDPQLYVTITISIIIVLVATGIIFKFCWDRNQKRRRHSGQQSGGRQQESQQPLTDLSPTTVSILGPYGDPLAPTPEAEESRQGQEGVEKLGGHGKNTAFQLNRIPLVNL, from the exons ATGGAGCCCGGTGCCTG gATGCCTCCGCTCCTCTCCTGCGTCCACTCCCTGCAGCTttggcatctcctcctcctggtCTCGGCCGTCCCTCCTCCTCCCGGCGTCTGGTCTCTTCGCTCGCGGGGCCCAGCATCCGCTCGGCCCCTTTGCACCCGTCGGAGCCCCTCGGCCCCGCGGCCCATCTGCATCTGGGACAGGACCTCGCTGCCGCAGGAGAGGGATTCTCGCCTGGCCCTGCCGCGCCAGCGGGCCCCGGCACCCCGGGGGTCGGAGCTGCGGCACGTGGTGCGGCTGCGGCGCCAGGCGGCGGGGGCTCGCCCTGCCACCCCCTCCGGGTTCGAGGACGGCATGCCCTCTTCCCAGTACCCCTGGGCCATCGTCTGGGGCCCCACGGTGTCGGATGAGGATGGAGGGGATGCCAACTCGGCCAACCCAGGCTTCCCACCGCTGGGTTACACCTTCGTCTCGCCACACGGCATGGCAACAGCGCAGCCCAACTCCCACTCGCTCCTGCACAACGCGGGGCTCAACCTGCGTGAGACCCCGGCCACCCTGCGGCCCTTCTTGTTTGGGCCCCGGGGGGAAG GCGTGGACCCCCAGCTGTACGTCACCATCACCATCTCCATCATCATCGTCCTGGTTGCCACCGGGATCATATTCAAGTTCTG CTGGGACCGTAATCAGAAACGCCGGCGTCACTCGGGGCAGCAGAGcggtgggaggcagcaggagagccagcagcCCCTCACGGACCTCTCCCCCACCACAGTCAGCATCCTGGGGCCCTACGGTGACCCCCTGGCCCCCACGCCCGAGGCAGAGGAGTCTAGGCAAGGCCAAGAGGGTGTGGAGAAACTGGGGGGTCACGGGAAGAACACGGCCTTCCAGCTCAACCG aatCCCACTGGTGAACCTGTGA
- the COPS7A gene encoding COP9 signalosome complex subunit 7a, with product MAAEGKVTGQSQEQFLLLAKAARGAALASLIHQVLEAPGIYVFGELLDMPAVRELADSEFSPVFRLLTIFAYGTYADYLAEAANLPPLTEAQKNKLRHLSVVTLAAKIKCIPYSVLLEQLQLKNVRQLEDLVIEAVYADVLRGSLDQRNQRLEVDYSIGRDIRREELSTITRTLQEWCQGCEVVLSGIEEQVSRANQHKEQQLALKQQIESEVANLKKTIKVTTAAAAAATSQDPEQHLTELREPAPGTNQRQASKKTSKAKGLRGSAKIWSKSN from the exons ATGGCGGCCGAGGGGAAGGTGAcggggcagagccaggagcagttcctgctgctggccaaggcggCCCGCGGAGCCGCCCTCGCCAGCCTCATCCACCAGGTGCTGGAGGCCCCGGGCATCTACGTCTTCGGGGAGCTGCTGGACATGCCCGCCGTCCGGGAG ctgGCCGACAGCGAGTTCTCCCCCGTCTTCCGACTACTGACCATCTTCGCCTACGGCACCTACGCCGATTACCTGG CTGAAGCAGCAAACCTCCCTCCCTTGACAGAGGCTCAGAAGAACAAACTGAGGCACCTGTCAGTCGTCACTCTGGCTGCCAAGATCAAG TGCATCCCCTActcagtgctgctggagcagtTACAGCTGAAGAACGTCCGGCAACTGGAGGACCTCGTGATTGAGGCTGTATATGCAGATGTCCTGCGAGGGAGCTTGGATCAGCGGAACCAGCGCCTGGAGGTGGATTACAGCATTGGGAGGGACATCCGGAGGGAGGAGCTAAGCACCATCACCCGCACATTGCAGGAGTG GTGCCAGGGCTGCGAGGTTGTCTTGTCGGGTATCGAAGAACAGGTCAGCCGGGCCAACCAACATAAAGAGCAACAGCTGGCACTTAAGCAGCAAATAGAGAGCGAG GTGGCAAACCTGAAGAAGACCATTAAAGTGACAACGGCAGCCGCTGCAGCAGCCACATCCCAAGACCCGGAACAGCACCTAACAGAGCTCAGGGAGCCAGCCCCTGGCACCAACCAGCGCCAGGCGAGCAAGAAAACTTCCAAAGCCAAAGG GCTCCGGGGCAGTGCGAAGATTTGGTCTAAATCGAACTAG
- the PIANP gene encoding PILR alpha-associated neural protein isoform X1, translating to MEPGACRMPPLLSCVHSLQLWHLLLLVSAVPPPPGVWSLRSRGPASARPLCTRRSPSAPRPICIWDRTSLPQERDSRLALPRQRAPAPRGSELRHVVRLRRQAAGARPATPSGFEDGMPSSQYPWAIVWGPTVSDEDGGDANSANPGFPPLGYTFVSPHGMATAQPNSHSLLHNAGLNLRETPATLRPFLFGPRGEGVDPQLYVTITISIIIVLVATGIIFKFCWDRNQKRRRHSGQQSGGRQQESQQPLTDLSPTTVSILGPYGDPLAPTPEAEESRQGQEGVEKLGGHGKNTAFQLNRIPLVNL from the exons ATGGAGCCCGGTGCCTG caggATGCCTCCGCTCCTCTCCTGCGTCCACTCCCTGCAGCTttggcatctcctcctcctggtCTCGGCCGTCCCTCCTCCTCCCGGCGTCTGGTCTCTTCGCTCGCGGGGCCCAGCATCCGCTCGGCCCCTTTGCACCCGTCGGAGCCCCTCGGCCCCGCGGCCCATCTGCATCTGGGACAGGACCTCGCTGCCGCAGGAGAGGGATTCTCGCCTGGCCCTGCCGCGCCAGCGGGCCCCGGCACCCCGGGGGTCGGAGCTGCGGCACGTGGTGCGGCTGCGGCGCCAGGCGGCGGGGGCTCGCCCTGCCACCCCCTCCGGGTTCGAGGACGGCATGCCCTCTTCCCAGTACCCCTGGGCCATCGTCTGGGGCCCCACGGTGTCGGATGAGGATGGAGGGGATGCCAACTCGGCCAACCCAGGCTTCCCACCGCTGGGTTACACCTTCGTCTCGCCACACGGCATGGCAACAGCGCAGCCCAACTCCCACTCGCTCCTGCACAACGCGGGGCTCAACCTGCGTGAGACCCCGGCCACCCTGCGGCCCTTCTTGTTTGGGCCCCGGGGGGAAG GCGTGGACCCCCAGCTGTACGTCACCATCACCATCTCCATCATCATCGTCCTGGTTGCCACCGGGATCATATTCAAGTTCTG CTGGGACCGTAATCAGAAACGCCGGCGTCACTCGGGGCAGCAGAGcggtgggaggcagcaggagagccagcagcCCCTCACGGACCTCTCCCCCACCACAGTCAGCATCCTGGGGCCCTACGGTGACCCCCTGGCCCCCACGCCCGAGGCAGAGGAGTCTAGGCAAGGCCAAGAGGGTGTGGAGAAACTGGGGGGTCACGGGAAGAACACGGCCTTCCAGCTCAACCG aatCCCACTGGTGAACCTGTGA